In bacterium (Candidatus Blackallbacteria) CG13_big_fil_rev_8_21_14_2_50_49_14, one DNA window encodes the following:
- a CDS encoding motility protein A, which yields MDLTAPIGLLIALVGIVGGRVLEGGNPLFLIQHTAFVIVFGGTVGAMIYGSRSLDILSFPKHLRKTFVKNEIHPEEVIPQLVRFAEKARREGLLSLEREVPNVQDEYLKQGLQLVADGTDPEIVKSIMTIQLEQQETRHERVIKMYESGAGYAPTIGIIGAVLGLISVMEHLHLGIEKVGPGIAVAFVATIYGLVLANILLFPMAGKLKLNSHAELHVREMILEGILSIQAGDNPRIIEERLKAFLSAEERLAYEESREARKNKA from the coding sequence ATGGATTTAACTGCACCCATCGGACTTTTAATTGCACTGGTAGGAATTGTTGGGGGCCGCGTTCTTGAAGGCGGTAACCCTCTTTTCCTGATCCAGCATACTGCCTTTGTGATTGTTTTTGGCGGCACGGTGGGCGCGATGATTTACGGATCACGCAGTCTGGATATCCTTTCCTTTCCGAAGCATCTCCGTAAAACCTTTGTCAAAAATGAAATACACCCTGAAGAGGTGATTCCCCAGTTGGTGCGTTTTGCAGAAAAAGCGCGCCGTGAAGGCTTGCTTTCCCTTGAACGCGAAGTACCCAATGTTCAGGATGAATATCTGAAGCAGGGGCTGCAATTGGTGGCCGACGGAACCGATCCTGAAATTGTAAAATCGATTATGACGATCCAGCTTGAACAACAGGAAACACGGCATGAGCGCGTGATTAAAATGTATGAATCGGGTGCAGGGTATGCTCCTACAATTGGGATTATTGGGGCGGTTCTGGGCTTAATCAGCGTCATGGAGCATTTGCATTTGGGCATTGAAAAGGTCGGGCCCGGGATCGCTGTGGCTTTTGTTGCCACGATTTATGGCTTGGTTTTGGCCAATATTCTCCTTTTTCCCATGGCAGGAAAGCTAAAATTAAACAGTCACGCTGAATTGCATGTGCGCGAAATGATTTTGGAAGGAATTCTTTCGATTCAGGCCGGAGACAATCCCCGCATTATTGAAGAGCGCCTGAAAGCCTTTTTGTCTGCAGAAGAGCGCCTAGCCTATGAAGAAAGTCGCGAAGCCCGGAAAAACAAAGCGTGA
- a CDS encoding flagellar protein: MIELTRLNGHKIVVNLDLIKFIEATPDTLLTLSTGDKLMVQESVEEVLERVIVFRRSIQFPLVRPLEIEGLQGCDTMG; encoded by the coding sequence ATGATTGAACTTACCCGTTTAAATGGACATAAGATAGTGGTCAATCTGGATTTGATAAAATTCATAGAGGCGACTCCAGATACCCTGTTGACGCTTTCTACGGGCGATAAACTGATGGTTCAGGAATCTGTTGAAGAGGTTCTGGAACGGGTGATCGTTTTTCGGCGCAGCATTCAATTTCCCCTGGTACGCCCTCTCGAAATTGAGGGGCTCCAGGGGTGTGATACAATGGGCTGA